Proteins from a genomic interval of Bacteroidota bacterium:
- a CDS encoding peroxiredoxin: protein MTTLVGKQAPSFKAKAVVKGGEIINDFSLEQYIGKKMVVFFFYPKDFTFVCPTELFAFQEKLADFEKRNTVVVACSTDTEQSHWGWLQMPKKMGGIQGVTYPIVADTTKTIAANYGVLTGDYYTNESGELCTTGSMIAYRGLFIMDKKGVVRHLLINDLPLGRNVDEAIRMVDAIQFNEENGEVCPANWTKGKEAMKDTHEGVADYLAKH, encoded by the coding sequence ATAACAACATTGGTAGGAAAACAAGCTCCTTCATTTAAAGCAAAGGCTGTCGTTAAAGGCGGAGAAATCATTAATGATTTTTCTTTGGAACAATATATTGGAAAAAAAATGGTGGTATTTTTCTTTTATCCGAAAGATTTCACCTTTGTTTGTCCAACTGAACTTTTCGCGTTCCAGGAAAAACTGGCTGATTTCGAAAAACGAAATACAGTTGTGGTTGCCTGTTCAACGGATACCGAACAAAGCCACTGGGGCTGGCTGCAAATGCCTAAAAAAATGGGCGGTATACAAGGTGTTACATACCCGATAGTCGCAGACACCACAAAAACCATTGCTGCTAATTATGGCGTGCTTACAGGCGATTATTACACTAATGAGTCAGGTGAGTTGTGCACAACAGGTTCAATGATCGCATACCGCGGTTTATTTATTATGGACAAAAAAGGTGTTGTTCGCCATCTATTGATCAACGATCTGCCGTTGGGCCGCAATGTCGATGAAGCAATTCGCATGGTTGATGCCATTCAGTTCAATGAAGAAAACGGAGAAGTTTGTCCGGCCAACTGGACAAAAGGAAAAGAAGCCATGAAAGATACACATGAAGGTGTTGCTGATTACCTGGCTAAGCATTGA
- a CDS encoding prolyl oligopeptidase family serine peptidase, with amino-acid sequence MKKTNPFSFAFGALLFIISCVDNNNNGAKGALSDILANTLVSEKEHYAITTDTTIVLNGDTVDLLFPAGSIKGQILVLPGWNYSRKKCCKESSFCQAALQKGYVLVLPEMGKSLYASVIYPETKKEWAGFPQLKWVTDTLMFYLRQQAGLFKEGRSNYIFGISTGGRGVALIVEYTGILFKAAAALSGDYDQTKLPADNLIKGFYGNYADFKMRWEGEDNALLNASKVLVPLYLGHGLADKVVSVNQTVMFYNELKRVRLC; translated from the coding sequence GTGAAAAAAACGAACCCGTTTAGTTTTGCTTTTGGTGCTTTGCTTTTCATCATATCCTGTGTTGATAATAACAATAATGGTGCAAAGGGTGCTCTAAGTGACATCCTGGCCAATACACTTGTTTCAGAGAAAGAGCATTACGCGATCACAACAGATACAACTATCGTATTGAACGGTGATACGGTTGATCTTTTGTTTCCGGCCGGTAGCATTAAAGGCCAAATACTTGTATTGCCGGGCTGGAATTACTCCCGTAAAAAGTGTTGTAAGGAATCGTCTTTTTGTCAGGCCGCGCTGCAAAAGGGTTATGTTCTGGTATTGCCGGAAATGGGTAAGAGCCTTTATGCATCTGTTATTTATCCCGAAACAAAAAAAGAATGGGCTGGTTTTCCGCAATTAAAATGGGTTACTGACACACTCATGTTTTATCTCCGGCAACAAGCAGGTTTATTTAAGGAGGGGCGATCGAATTATATTTTCGGAATATCCACCGGAGGCAGGGGAGTTGCACTAATTGTTGAGTACACGGGTATATTGTTCAAAGCGGCAGCCGCCTTGTCAGGCGATTACGATCAGACTAAATTGCCAGCCGACAACCTGATAAAAGGGTTTTATGGAAACTATGCAGATTTTAAAATGCGTTGGGAGGGGGAGGATAATGCTTTGCTGAATGCATCAAAGGTACTTGTCCCCCTATATTTGGGGCATGGTTTAGCCGACAAGGTTGTTTCTGTTAATCAAACCGTTATGTTCTATAATGAACTTAAACGCGTGAGGCTGTGTTGA
- the trxB gene encoding thioredoxin-disulfide reductase codes for MIESIEHVRCLIIGSGPAGYTAAIYAARAALKPVMYQGLQPGGQLTTTTEVENYPGYPKGTQGPQMMEDFKAQAERFGTDIRWGIATKVDLKGPVHKVIIDNTKEIHADTVIIATGASAKWLGLESEQRFNGFGVSACAVCDGFFFKGQDVAIVGAGDTAAEEATYLAKLCKKVYMIVRRGEMRASKAMQERVLKTPNIEMLWDSETKEIIGDKGVTGAKIINLKTKEERTLNISGFFVAIGHTPNTQIFKGWIDMDETGYLKAIPGTSKTNIEGVFAVGDAQDKVYRQAVTAAGSGCMGALDAERYLAAKGIH; via the coding sequence ATGATTGAATCGATTGAACATGTGAGATGTCTGATTATCGGCAGTGGTCCTGCCGGGTATACGGCTGCTATTTATGCGGCACGTGCTGCCCTTAAACCGGTTATGTACCAGGGCTTGCAGCCGGGAGGGCAATTAACTACCACTACCGAAGTGGAAAATTACCCTGGCTATCCCAAAGGCACTCAGGGTCCGCAAATGATGGAAGACTTTAAGGCTCAGGCCGAACGCTTTGGCACCGATATACGATGGGGCATCGCCACAAAAGTAGATCTTAAAGGCCCTGTACATAAAGTGATCATTGACAACACCAAAGAAATTCATGCCGATACGGTGATCATTGCAACCGGGGCTTCCGCCAAATGGCTCGGACTTGAGTCTGAACAGCGTTTTAACGGATTTGGGGTATCGGCCTGTGCGGTATGTGACGGCTTTTTCTTTAAAGGACAGGACGTTGCCATAGTGGGTGCCGGAGATACCGCCGCCGAAGAAGCCACTTACCTGGCTAAGCTATGCAAAAAGGTCTATATGATAGTGAGAAGAGGCGAAATGCGCGCATCAAAAGCAATGCAGGAACGGGTATTGAAAACACCTAATATTGAAATGCTGTGGGATTCGGAAACTAAAGAGATTATTGGAGATAAAGGTGTTACAGGGGCAAAGATCATTAATCTTAAAACCAAAGAGGAACGCACATTGAACATAAGTGGCTTTTTTGTAGCTATTGGGCATACCCCAAACACGCAAATATTTAAGGGCTGGATCGATATGGATGAAACAGGATATTTAAAAGCCATTCCCGGAACCAGTAAAACGAATATTGAAGGCGTTTTTGCGGTGGGCGATGCACAGGATAAAGTATACAGACAGGCGGTTACAGCAGCCGGTAGCGGTTGCATGGGAGCCCTTGATG